A stretch of DNA from Rathayibacter sp. VKM Ac-2762:
GGTGCTCAGCCAGGCGCTCCCGCCGGAGCTGCCGGTCACCGGTGGCATCCTCGTCCTGCTCGCGCTCGGCATCCTCGGCGGCGCCGTGGTCGGCGTTGGAGTGGCGATCGTGATGACCGCCCTCGACCGCCGCCTCCGCAGCGGCGACGACGTCCGCTCCGCGATCGACCGGCCGCTGCTGGGCATCGTCCCGGTCAAGGCCACCAAGCTCGACGAGATGCTGAACTCGACCGAGATCCCGGCCCGCTACTCGGCCGTCGCGTTCGAGCTCTCCGCCATCGCGCGCACCCGCTCGTACTCCTCCTTCGCGATCGCCCCGGCGTCCGAGAAGACCCCGCACACCGCCAGCGCGGTGCTGCTCGCCAAGGCGCTGGCCGTGCTCGGCTCGTCCGTCGTGATCGTGGACGGCACCGCCGAGGGCTCGGCTCTCGCTTCCGCCTCGGGCGGACGCCCGGGCCTGCGCGAGGTGCTCGCCGGAGCCGCCTCGCTCGACGACGCGATCATCAAGCGCTCGACCGACCGCGTCGACCTGCTCCCCGCGGGCGGCGCCCAGGCCGGCACGCCGATGCCGACCGACGCCCTCCGCGCGCTGGTCGAGGAGCTCGAGAAGGTCTACGACATCGTCCTGATCGTCACCGGCACCCTCGGCGCGACCGAGCAGTCGCCGACCTTCCGCGGCGTGGCCGACGGCGCCGTCCTCGTCCTGATCGAGGGCAAGGTCGACTCGCCCCAGGCCGCCGCCGACGTCCACTGGATCGAGACCGCCGGCACCCCCGTGGTCGGCGCGGTCGTCCTGGCCCGCCATAAGCTGCAGAAGGCCCCCGCGATCGTCTGATCGCGTCCTCGCACGCTGCGGAGAGCGCACCCCGGCCCCGGCCGCGGTGCGCTCTTCCGCGTCCGGGGACCGCGCCGCTTGTCCGGGGCGGGCCCGTGCGGGCTCTGCGAGGCCTGGCCGGTCCGTCCGCCCTCCCAGTCTCTCCGGCGCCCACCGCGGCCGGACGGGCCCTTCTCCGTCCCCCGCGAGCCCGCTCACCCCGCGAGTCCGCACGAGTCGCGGTAGTCGCGCGCGAGCACGCCGACTTCCGCGGATTCGAGAGGAGGCGGCGTCCCCGTGCTGGGCCCGCGGGCTCTCCGGGGCGGGCCCGTGCGGGTTCTGCGAGGCCTGGCCGGCCCCGTCCGCCCTCCAGTCTCTCCAGCGCCCACCGTGGCCGGACCAGACCCCGCTTCGGCTCCCGCGAGCCCGCTCACCGGTCGAGTCCGCGGAAGTCGCGGTACTCGCGCGCGACTCCGCCCACTTCTGCGTGCTGGAGTGGTGCGGGCGCGTCAGCCGGGCCCTGATCCCGTCCCCGTCCGCTCGGCCCCCTCCCGCGGCCCACGGGCACCGAGCGCCCGCCCGCGCCCTCGCGAGCCCTCGGTGGTCGCGGTCATCGCGCGCGACCCCGGCCGTCCGCGCGTGGTCGGCGGGAGGCGGGCACACGCAGAACCGCCGCCGTCGAGGGGACGACGGCGGCGGTTCTGCGCGCGGGGAGCGGATCAGGTCACGGCGTGCAGGCCACGTTCCCGATCAGGTCCTTCCCGGAGTTGGAGCAGCTCAGCGTGTTGCCGCTGGTGGACCAGTTGGACGGCTGGTGGAGGTAGACCACCGCGTTGCTGGTCTTCAGCGCGAGGTTGCCGCTGATGGTGTTGTCGTTGCCCGAGCCGTCGGCGCGGGTGATCACCTGGTAGCCGTAGGTGGTGGTGCCCGCGGCGGAGTTGCCCGCGGCCAGCCAGCTGTTGCCCGAGACCAGGATCAGCGAGACGACGTCCGAGGCGAGCCGAGATCCGCCGAGGACCGTGTTCCCGATGATGTCGCCGTCGAGGGTGCCCTCCTTGGCCTCGATCGGCTCGGCGCCGGTGTCGCTGATCGCGTTGTCCACGACCGCGATGCGGGCCGTGCGGTCAGGGTTGCAGCTGTTGTACTCGCACCAGTTGCGGTCGGAGGTGCCGACGTAGACGCCCTCGCCGTACTTGGCGGAGACGATGCCGGTGCGGCGGATGGTGCTGCCGACGATCAGGGAGTCGGTGGTCTGGTTGCGGAAGTGGACCGCCTCGTAGCCGATCTCGCTCACCGTCAGGCCGGCCATCTGGACGCCCTTGCTGGCGAGCACCTGGATGCCCTGGAAGGAGCTGCGGACCGAGAAGCCCACGAGGTGCACGTCGCTCACCGTGTTCAGGATGAGCGCGGTGCCGCTCGAGGTGGATCCGGAGGTGAGGACCGCGTTGGGCGAGCCGCAGATCCAGATCGAGCCGGGCTGGGCGGCGGTGCCGCGGAGGGCGAACTTGCCGGTGTAGACGCCGTCGGCCAGGCGGATGACGTCGCCGGAGGAGGGGTTGGTCAGGGCCGTGACGAGCTGCGCCGAGGTCGACACCGTCTTGGTGGCGGCGGGGCAGTCGAAGGCCGCGAGCAGCGAGGCGCGGGAGGCGAGGATGTCGGCCGAGGTGGTGGCCGACTCCTTCAGCCGCGAGTCGCGGCCAGCGTCGTCGGTCGCCGTGACGGTGTACGTGTAGGCGCGTCCCGCCTCGGCGGTCTCGTCGCGGTACTGGCGCACCGGGTCGGCGACGGTGCCGACGACCGTGTCGCCGGAGCCGTCCTCGTTCGAGCGGTGCACGTCGTACGAGACGACCCGCGAGCTGAAGGGCGCGTCCCAGGCGACGGTGTAGCCGTCGGTCAGGGGGGAGAGCTCCACGGCGTCGGTCGCGAGGCCGTCCTCGGCGAGGACGAACGCGTCGATGATCAGGTTCTTGTCGGTCGACTTGGAGTTCTTCGTCCCCGTGTAGGAGATGGTCACGGTGTGCGTGCCCTCGGCGAGGTCGGTCGTCTCGTAGACCGGCACCTGGTACTGCGCGGTCGAGCTGTAGCGGTCGACCTTGGTGACGGGTCCGCCGTCGACCGAGACCGCGGCGATGCCGGAGGAGGAGGTCTTCCGGCTGATCCAGCGCCACGACGTGCCGACGAAGGTGAACTTCACCGATCCGGCGGAGGTCAGGTACTTCATCCCGCCTCCGCTGTCGCCGCCGGCCATCGATCTCCACGAGCCGGTGTACTGCAGCGCGGGGTCGGTCTCCTGCACGAGGAGGCTGGTCGCTCCGGAGGGGTCGAGCACGGGGCCGTCGTCCTCGCCGCCGCCGGTCTCGTCGGTCGGCTCCTCGGTGGCGGGAGTCGCGCGGGTGATGTCGAACGCGTCGATGACGAGGTTCTTGTCGCTCGCGGAGCTGTTGGCCTTGCCGCTCCAGGCGATCTTGACCGTGTGGACGGTGTCGGCGAGGTCCTTCTTGGTGAACACCGGGACCTGGTACGCCGTGGTCTTCGTGTACCGGTCGACCGAGGTGCTCGCGCCGTCGACCGTGACGGTGGCGATGCCGGCGGAGGCGGTGGTGCGGCTGACCCAGCTGAAGCCGGTGCCGCGGAAGCTGAACGAGACGGAGCCGGTGCTGTTGAGGAACTTGATCCCGCCGCCGCTGTCGCCGCCCGTCATCGTGCGCCACGAGCCGCTGTAGGTCAGCGAGGAGTTCGTCTCCTGGATCCGCGTGCTCTGCCCGGCGCCCGGGTCGAGAGTGGCCGCGGAGGCGGCGGGCGCCGTGAGGGGGGCGACCAGGATGCCGAGAGCGGCGATCAGAGCGGTGGTGAGGGAGAGGCGTGCGCGTCGTCGGCGAGGGCGGGTCGGGTCTGGCGTCGTCTGAGGATTCACGATCGGCTCCGGGTCTTCGAGGGGGCGTCGGGGGCGGTTCGAGGGGGCTGCTCAAGGGGGTGGTGCTGGTCCTCC
This window harbors:
- a CDS encoding Wzz/FepE/Etk N-terminal domain-containing protein, producing MTLNGLFAGIGRRWVYIVAFALLGAVAALVLNAVLLPQYKADARVYVAVSSSGVLSTADRVAANSAASQATVTSVALGTSDTVLQGVIDGLGIDEPIEDFAKRVTVLAEPESVVITISATDPSPEQAAVIANAVAAQLDAAVKGADPATTTNGVAVPQIQLQVLSQALPPELPVTGGILVLLALGILGGAVVGVGVAIVMTALDRRLRSGDDVRSAIDRPLLGIVPVKATKLDEMLNSTEIPARYSAVAFELSAIARTRSYSSFAIAPASEKTPHTASAVLLAKALAVLGSSVVIVDGTAEGSALASASGGRPGLREVLAGAASLDDAIIKRSTDRVDLLPAGGAQAGTPMPTDALRALVEELEKVYDIVLIVTGTLGATEQSPTFRGVADGAVLVLIEGKVDSPQAAADVHWIETAGTPVVGAVVLARHKLQKAPAIV